A single Macaca mulatta isolate MMU2019108-1 chromosome 15, T2T-MMU8v2.0, whole genome shotgun sequence DNA region contains:
- the GCNT1 gene encoding beta-1,3-galactosyl-O-glycosyl-glycoprotein beta-1,6-N-acetylglucosaminyltransferase: MLRNLLRRRLFSYPTKYYFVVLVFSLITFSVLRIHQKPEFVSVRHLELAGENPSSDINCTKVLQGDVNEIQKVKLEILTVKFKKRPRWTPDDYINMTSDCTSFIKRRKYIVEPLSKEEAEFPIAYSIVVHHKIEMLDRLLRAIYMPQNFYCIHVDTKSEDSYLAAVMGIASCFSNVFVASRLESVVYASWSRVQADLNCMKDLYAMSANWKYLINLCGMDFPIKTNLEIVRKLKLLMGENSLETERMPSHKEERWKKRYEVVNGKLTNTGTVKMLPPLETPLFSGSAYFVVSREYVGYVLQNENIQKFMEWAQDTYSPDEYLWATIQRIPEVPGSLSASHKYDLSDMQAVARFVKWQYFEGDVSKGAPYPPCDGVHVRSVCIFGAGDLNWMLRKHHLFANKFDVDVDLFAIQCLDEHLRHKALETLKH, from the coding sequence ATGCTGAGGAACTTGCTGCGAAGGAGACTTTTTTCTTATCCCACTAAATACTACTTTGTGGTTCTTGTTTTTTCCCTAATCACCTTCTCCGTTTTAAGGATTCATCAAAAGCCCGAATTTGTAAGTGTCAGACACTTGGAGCTTGCTGGGGAGAATCCTAGTAGTGATATTAATTGCACCAAAGTTTTACAGGGTGATGTAAATGAAATCCAAAAGGTAAAGCTTGAGATCCTAacagtgaaatttaaaaagcGCCCTCGGTGGACACCTGACGACTATATAAACATGACCAGTGACTGTACTTCTTTCATCAAGAGACGTAAATATATTGTAGAACCCCTTAGTAAAGAAGAGGCAGAGTTTCCAATAGCATATTCTATAGTGGTTCATCACAAGATTGAAATGCTTGACAGGCTGCTGAGGGCCATCTATATGCCTCAGAATTTCTATTGCATTCATGTGGACACAAAATCCGAGGATTCCTATTTAGCTGCAGTGATGGGCATCGCTTCCTGTTTCAGTAATGTCTTTGTGGCCAGCCGATTGGAGAGTGTGGTTTATGCATCATGGAGTCGGGTTCAGGCTGACCTCAACTGCATGAAGGACCTCTATGCAATGAGTGCAAACTGGAAGTACTTGATAAATCTTTGTGGTATGGATTTTCCTATTAAAACCAACCTAGAAATTGTCAGGAAGCTCAAGTTGTTAATGGGAGAAAACAGCCTGGAAACGGAGAGGATGCCATCCCATAAAGAAGAAAGGTGGAAAAAGCGGTATGAGGTCGTTAATGGAAAGCTGACAAACACAGGGACTGTCAAAATGCTTCCTCCGCTCGAAACACCTCTTTTTTCTGGCAGTGCCTACTTTGTGGTCAGTAGGGAGTATGTGGGGTATGTACTACAGAATGAAAACATCCAGAAGTTTATGGAGTGGGCGCAAGACACATACAGCCCTGATGAGTATCTCTGGGCCACCATCCAGAGGATTCCTGAAGTCCCGGGCTCACTTTCTGCCAGCCATAAGTACGATTTGTCTGACATGCAAGCAGTTGCCAGGTTTGTCAAGTGGCAATACTTTGAGGGTGATGTTTCCAAGGGTGCCCCCTACCCTCCCTGCGATGGAGTCCACGTGCGCTCGGTGTGCATTTTTGGAGCTGGTGACTTGAACTGGATGCTGCGCAAACACCACTTGTTTGCCAATAAGTTTGACGTGGATGTTGACCTCTTTGCCATCCAGTGTTTGGATGAGCATTTGAGGCATAAAGCTTTGGAGACATTAAAACACTGA